In Meleagris gallopavo isolate NT-WF06-2002-E0010 breed Aviagen turkey brand Nicholas breeding stock chromosome 2, Turkey_5.1, whole genome shotgun sequence, the following are encoded in one genomic region:
- the LOC100539746 gene encoding protocadherin Fat 4-like, translated as MTEIENARDLQLEDVNDNSPEFLQALYNTSVSEVSAINSIVIKVEAQDKDLSPLFSHISYSLWGPNSDYFYIREGDGNIMVNKTLDYNKINHFNLTVQAKERFGNNSNTVSLIIDVQDYDTLNPYFSLPVYNGTISENQLGPLSILPEKVLAKDGDTGINEKVYYSIKLVSPPAYSNTFSINADSGILEVKTAVDREECPYLIVGIEAAQQDNILKTADAIVLVTIEDVSDNPPVFSQLSYNVSILENFPKGKEVLRVEAVDKDEGGFQGTFSLTPADSPFQISQDGILTVRNSTLLDREQIPSIHLQVTARDHLSPYDEAQSAINILLLDENDNSPTFTDTRYEQVIFINMTAGMPILQVAADDPDDGINGAISFVLAGGNEDGYFEMDKATGQINLKAVIPLRINESKNFVLWVTATDGGTNPRSSSVPVHIFAVGDSRPQFIQKTYNVSVKEELVSPVEVARVKYESLTPHIPVILRVLTESATFDVDINGTIWTKIKLDYESQNNYILNISLSDGITTDYATVFIQVTDVNDNSPVFGVTNTTIKIPENTPAGTFVTSVPATDVDTGFNGLVVYSLKGAEGKMDIDASGLILLKKELDREMQGIYDLEVIASDQGQPRLSTVLNLTVVIDDVNDNPPVFLSSRYEVTVPEDKAHGSELLTVSATDLDAGTNALVKYRIISQQPLTSSPVFLVNLTTGQFFLSQQLDYETTKQFEVELEASDGGQPSLNTSTQVVIHVLDVNDNPPKFNQATYDIVVVENIQKGSPICTFSVTDDDEAGFSQGHFIHNSTFFTVDIPGVLSLRNDTELDRETTPGFTLQVWAVDAEKDGLNSSCLFHITVLDVNDNNPEFQMQSYSFAVLEGDYRLGAPPVVGHVTATDLDEGDNARISYHLSSEDGDNPYVIQQDGTILVNGYVDRETKEKYELLLVASDNGMPQRQNFTYISIQVLDVNDNVPLFTKMHYLASIHVATAKEGAFVLSVSATDLDIGNNSVISYSLENYSDIFHISNHTGEIILISSLAHVTADTVVTLTVIAADHGVPQLASNVSVTVYLLVNDTGFGLAFESSSYEFSIPEEEPARTVVGSVKALTGSIAIQVAYFLRSHTDKFTISDQGDIVTLATLDREDDDLYSIVVEAVDSVVPPNTAIALVTVRVSDINDNPPVFSKSIQTKLSLPENAAPLDLGTFSATDLDIGDNAFISYYLQDDFAGMFHINTSTGKLMTGTSLDRETMENYELKIIATDSGKPPLSTSLALSIAVEDVNDNPPVLSQELYSVIVKENDPPHVILSITATDKDTGYNAIIHYTIIEETSFHVGEFSGAISTVQPLDYESCAHYTFTLKAFNPGEPHLQDAANITVIVEDVNEEGPMFDKPSYFQILPDNSTAGTLVVDIDARDESKGYDEGIFYNITDGNSERLFNLSSTSGVLTLTRDLNKQTFPLYYSLAVTATDSGLPPLSTSVKVSVTIAPTNISFPVFSEAVYQPAPLSEKTLPDTFVVQITVLYKVPVIYSIVSGDEKGYFIIDPSTGIIRTGKKLTVEDFPFFFNVRATDSSTASIYNEVSVYVEVVDENDFPPVFTSSLLEQRLEENLPATQIVHLVAQDNDTGRNGVLTYSILSGDGTKFRIDETTGILYSTVSFDYEEEPTEYQVVIYAEDDGIPEKKRGYCTVVVKITDVNDWPPVFNPVTPFSVNENVDVEFIVGKVTATDRDTGDNAFVLYSLTGGGGEIFEIDAILGNIMIKNSPDYENVNKYTLTVNAVNNKSAPFYQATTNVTVLVIDVNDNAPVFVQNSYSASINMINPVGAHVITVHATDKDQGQNGLIEYYIIPDLNFSVFFLIEDESEGKIITTGNLSRFEEIHLTVMAKDKGSPSLNGTAVITLNVTDNRPFVPHFIENKISISVVENTGVDHSIYTFAVAETSGKSIVYTIVSGNEKGHFRLDPKSGQLNTAINLNYEEASQYVILVEANENVSSAAQVQSSGLFAQNVVMLTIAVQDVNEKPTFLNSMYSVLIPSSVPYKYPVITVQATDPDAGGNGLLTYSLLNYQEEFDVNENTGQIYTVFLTRRAGSLFLELQAADQGGLTARATVNVRKSAIYSPNYFLCQNSIK; from the exons ATG ACTGAAATAGAGAATGCACGGGATTTACAATTAGAAGATGTAAATGACAATTCTCCAGAATTTCTACAAGCTCTCTATAACACTTCAGTATCCGAG GTATCTGCAATAAATTCCATAGTTATAAAAGTGGAAGCTCAAGATAAAGACCTGTCACCTTTGTTCAGCCACATTAGTTACAGCCTTTGG GGCCCGAACTCTGATTACTTTTATATAAGGGAAGGAGATGGAAATATCATGGTGAATAAAACTTTGGATTACAACAAGATCAACCATTTCAATTTAACAGTCCAAGCAAAG GAAAGATTTGGAAACAACAGCAATACTGTATCATTAATAATTGATGTACAAGACTATGACACATTGAACCCCTATTTCAGTCTACCAGTGTACAATGGAACAATCAGTGAAAACCAG ttgGGTCCTTTGTCTATTCTTCCAGAGAAGGTATTGGCTAAAGATGGAGACACTGGTATAAATGAAAAAGTATATTACAGCATCAAGCTAG tGAGCCCTCCAGCCTATAGCAACACCTTTTCAATCAATGCTGATAGTGGAATATTGGAAGTAAAGACTGCAGTTGACAGAGAAGAATGTCCTTATCTTATTGTGGGCATTGAG GCAGCACAGCAAGACAACATTCTGAAAACAGCTGATGCTATAGTACTGGTTACTATTGAAGATGTAAGCGACAATCCTCCAGTTTTTTCACAGTTAAGCTACAATGTCTCAATTCTAGAAAATTTCccaaaaggaaaggaagttcTTCGAGTAGAAGCTGTTGACAAAGATGAG GGAGGCTTCCAGGGAACATTCAGTCTTACTCCAGCTGATAGTCCCTTCCAGATAAGTCAAGATGGGATTCTAACTGTGAGGAACTCCACACTGTTGGATAGGGAGCAAATACCATCTATTCATCTACAG GTCACTGCCAGAGATCACTTGTCGCCTTATGATGAGGCACAATCTGCAATCAACATATTGTTGCTAGATGAAAATGACAACAGCCCAACCTTTACAGACACACGATATGAACAAGTTATTTTCATCAATATGACTGCAGGAATGCCCATTCTTCAG GTTGCTGCTGATGATCCAGATGATGGCATAAATGGAGCAATAAGCTTTGTCTTAGCTGGTGGCAATGAAGATGGATACTTTGAAATGGATAAAGCCACAGGACAAATCAATTTAAAAGCAGTAATCCCATTAAGAATCAACGAGAGTAAAAACTTTGTCCTATGGGTAACAGCTACTGATG GTGGGACAAATCCAAGGAGTTCATCAGTGCCAGTGCACATCTTTGCAGTTGGAGATTCCAGACCTCAGTTTATTCAGAAAACATATAATGTGTCTGTGAAGGAAGAGCTAGTCAGTCCTGTTGAAGTGGCAAGA GTAAAATATGAGTCTCTAACCCCCCATATACCAGTTATATTGAGAGTACTGACAGAATCAGCAACATTTGATGTTGACATCAATGGAACCATCTGGACAAAAATCAAACTGGACTATGAATCCCAGAATAATTACATACTAAATATTTCCTTGTCAGATGGAATTACTACTGACTATGCTACTGTGTTTATCCAAGTTACAGATGTCAATGATAACAGTCCTGTGTTTGGTGTAACCAACACTACCATTAAGATTCCAGAGAACACACCAGCTGGAACTTTTGTTACCAGTGTGCCAGCTACTGATGTGGATACTGGTTTTAATGGATTAGTGGTTTATAGTCTGAAAGGTGCAGAGGGAAAAATGGATATTGATGCCTCAGGATTAATTTTGCTGAAAAAGGAATTGGACAGAGAAATGCAAGGCATCTACGACTTAGAAGTGATTGCTAGCGACCAAGGCCAACCTAGGCTTTCTACAGTTCTCAATTTAACAGTTGTCATTGATGATGTGAATGACAACCCTCCAGTCTTCTTATCAAGTAGGTATGAAGTGACTGTCCCTGAAGACAAAGCACATGGAAGTGAATTACTGACAGTATCTGCTACAGATTTGGATGCAGGCACCAATGCCCTCGTGAAGTACAGGATTATTAGCCAACAACCTCTAACTTCCTCGCCAGTGTTTCTTGTCAATTTGACTACTGGACAGTTCTTCCTGAGCCAGCAGCTGGATTATGAAACCACAAAGCAATTTGAAGTAGAACTGGAGGCATCAGATGGAGGGCAGCCAAGTCTTAACACTAGCACGCAAGTTGTTATCCATGTACTAGATGTCAATGATAATCCACCAAAATTTAATCAAGCAACTTATGATATAGTTGTGGTTGAAAACATACAAAAGGGTAGCCCTATCTGTACATTCAGTGTTACTGATGATGATGAG gctGGCTTTTCTCAAGGACACTTCATTCACAACAGTACTTTTTTTACTGTGGATATTCCTGGAGTACTTTCATTAAGAAATGACACAGAATTGGACAGGGAGACTACACCTGGATTCACTTTACAA GTATGGGCAGTTGATGCTGAAAAGGATGGTCTTAATTCAAGTTGCTTGTTTCACATCACAGTTTTAGATGTCAATGATAATAACCCTGAATTTCAGATGCAGTCTTACAGTTTTGCAGTCCTAGAGGGAGATTACAGGTTGGGTGCTCCTCCTGTAGTTGGACATGTAACTGCTACTGATTTGGATGAGGGAGATAATGCACGAATTTCTTATCACTTATCATCTGAGGATGGGGATAACCCATATGTCATCCAGCAG GATGGAACCATTTTGGTTAATGGCTATGTAGATCGTGAAACCAAAGAGAAATATGAACTGCTGTTGGTGGCATCTGATAATGGAATGCCTCAAAGGCAG AATTTCACATACATCAGCATTCAAGTATTAGATGTGAATGATAATGTTCCTCTGTTTACAAAAATGCACTACTTGGCCAGCATACATGTAGCAACAGCAAAAGAAGGAGCGTTTGTACTATCAGTGTCTGCTACTGACCTTGACATCGGGAACAATTCTGTTATTTCATACAG cCTAGAGAACTATTCTGATATTTTCCATATAAGTAACCATACTGGAGAGATCATCCTCATCAGTAGCTTGGCCCACGTCACAGCTGATACGGTTGTTACACTGACGGTTATTGCTGCTGACCATGGAGTTCCTCAGCTTGCATCAAATG TCTCTGTTACTGTCTACCTGCTGGTAAATGACACTGGCTTCGGACTGGCTTTTGAAAGCTCCAGCTACGAGTTCAGCATTCCAGAAGAGGAACCTGCTAGGACTGTTGTTGGCTCTGTGAAGGCACTGACTGGAAGCATAGCCATACAAGTAGCATACTTTCTGAGATCACATACTGACAAGTTCACTATTAGTGACCAAGGAGACATTGTGACTCTTGCCACGCTAGATCGAGAAGATGATGACCTATACAGCATCGTGGTAGAAGCTGTTGATTCTGTGGTGCCACCCAACACAGCTATTGCTTTG gtAACCGTGAGAGTAAGTGACATCAACGACAATCCTCCAGTTTTCTCAAAATCGATTCAAACAAAACTATCTCTTCCTGAGAATGCGGCTCCTCTAGATCTGGGAACATTTTCTGCTACTGATCTGGATATAGGAGATAATGCATTTATAAGCTATTATTTGCAAGATGATTTTGCTGGAATGTTCCATATTAACACTTCCACAGGCAAGCTAATGACAGGAACATCCTTAGACAGAGAAACAATGGAGAATTATGAGCTGAAAATAATA GCCACTGACTCTGGCAAACCACCACTATCTACAAGCTTAGCTCTAAGCATTGCTGTAGAAGATGTAAACGACAACCCACCTGTGCTCTCCCAGGAGTTGTACTCAGTGATTGTAAAAGAGAATGATCCTCCACATGTG ATTTTAAGCATAACAGCCACAGACAAAGACACCGGGTACAATGCCATTATTCATTACACTATTATTGAAGAGACTTCATTTCATgttggagaattttctggagctATTTCAACAGTGCAACCTCTGGACTATGAAAGCTGTGCCCATTATACATTTACACTAAAAGCTTTCAATCCTGGTGAGCCCCATCTCCAAGATGCAGCAAACATTACAG TTATTGTGGAAGATGTTAATGAAGAAGGACCCATGTTTGATAAGCCCTCGTATTTCCAGATCCTTCCAGACAATTCTACAGCTGGTACATTGGTGGTAGATATTGATGCAAGAGATGAAAGTAAAGGTTATGATGAAGGCATTTTCTACAATATTACAG aTGGAAACTCAGAACGCCTCTTTAATCTTTCCAGTACCTCAGGAGTACTCACATTAACAAGAGACTTAAACAAACAGACTTTCCCCCTGTATTATTCCTTGGCAGTCACTGCTACGGATTCAGGTCTGCCACCACTTTCAACTTCTGTAAAG GTGTCAGTAACTATAGCTCCCACCAACATTTCATTCCCAGTGTTCTCTGAAGCAGTCTATCAGCCTGCACCTCTGAGTGAGAAAACGCTGCCAGATACGTTTGTTGTACAGATCACTGTGTTGTATAAGGTCCCTGTGATATACAGCATCGTGTCTGGAGATGAAAAGG GATATTTCATTATCGATCCATCCACTGGTATCATAAGAACGGGAAAGAAATTAACAGTGGAagattttccattctttttcaaTGTGAGAGCAACAGATTCATCTACTGCTAGCATATACAATGAAGTTTCTGTGTATGTGGAAGTCGTTGATGAAAATGATTTCCCTCCAGTTTTCACATCCTCTCTACTGGAACAACGGCTGGAAGAG AATTTGCCTGCTACCCAGATTGTCCACCTGGTAGCTCAGGATAACGATACAGGTAGAAATGGTGTCCTAACATACAGCATTCTCAGTGGAGATGGAACAAAATTCCGGATAGATGAAACAACTGGAATtctttattccactgtctccTTTGATTATGAAGAGGAACCTACAGAGTACcag GTTGTAATATATGCTGAAGATGATGGAATCCCTGAGAAGAAAAGGGGTTACTGCACAGTTGTCGTAAAGATCACTGATGTTAACGACTGGCCACCTGTGTTTAATCCAGTGACTCCATTCAGTGTAAACGAAAATGTGGATGTGGAATTCATAGTTGGAAAAGTCACAGCAACAGACAGAGACACAGGAGACAATGCTTTTGTTCTTTATAGCCTTACAG GTGGTGGTggagaaatatttgaaatagatGCAATACTTGGGAACATTATGATAAAGAACTCTCCAGACTATGAAAATGTGAATAAGTATACCCTTACAGTGAATGCAGTCAACAATAAATCTGCCCCTTTCTATCAG gcAACTACTAATGTCACTGTTCTAGTGATTGATGTGAATGATAATGCTCCAGTATTTGTTCAGAATTCCTATTCCGCTTCTATAAACATGATTAATCCAGTAGGTGCTCATGTCATAACTGTGCATGCTACTGACAAAGATCAG GGGCAAAATGGCCTTATTGAATACTACATTATCCCAGATCTAAACTTCAGTGTATTCTTCTTGATAGAAGATGAGAGTGAGGGGAAAATAATAACAACTGGAAACCTGTCTAGATTTGAAGAGATTCATTTAACAGTGATGGCAAAGGACAAAGGTTCTCCATCTTTAAATGGCACTGCTGTGATTACTCTTAATGTGACTGATAACCGTCCATTTGTTCCTCATTTTATTGAGAACAAAATTAG CATTTCAGTTGTGGAAAACACAGGAGTGGATCATTCAATTTACACTTTTGCTGTGGCCGAAACTTCAGGAAAATCAATTGTTTACACAATTGTATCTGGCAATGAAAAAG GTCATTTTAGATTGGATCCAAAGAGTGGTCAGCTGAATACAGCAATTAATTTGAACTATGAGGAAGCTTCTCAGTATGTGATTTTAGtagaagcaaatgaaaatgtttcatctGCTGCACAAGTCCAGTCTTCAG GTCTGTTTGCTCAAAATGTGGTGATGCTGACAATCGCAGTGCAGGATGTA